The sequence GAACGAGAGCGTGATCTGTACGTCAATTTCCTGTCGCTTCAGGTCGTCGAGGACGGCCTGCAGCGACTGGCCTTCTAGCGGAATGCTGTTCCCTCGCCACGTCCGGAGTTCTTCGACGATTTCGAAGTCTGCGTTTTCTTTGACGCGAGAGACGAACCAGCCATCATTGGCGTCAATGCGGTCGAACAGCCAGAAATCGTAGTAGCCGAGATCGAACAGAATGAGGGCGCCAGCTACCCACTCGCCGGTGGGTAGCTGGCTCCGTTCATGGGTGCTCGCGTCGGTCGTCCGAAATCGCGTTGGAAGTCCCGTTGAGAGCGATTCGGTGAGATGGAGTTTCGCCCCGGCTCGGTCATCATCGAGTGCGTAGACATCTTTGGCGTCTTGGTAGAGCGAGATGATCGTCGCGTCGACGATGAGGACGTCTCGAAATCGTTCGAGACGTCCGCTCAGCTCGGTTTGGCCGGTGTCGAGATTCTCGATGGCCTCATCGAGAATCTCTCGAAGGAGTGCGACGAACCCTGGTTTGAACCAGCCGTGAAACGTCGCATACGAGAGTTCGTCGCAGTCAGCCATCTCGACGTAGCGTTCGAGAAACGCCTGAATGGATCGATCAGAACCAGCGGCAAAGCCGAGGGAGAGCGTGTAAAACAACGCGACGACGTCGAGTTTCCGCTCTCGCTGGATAAGATTCGTTGCGCGAGCACGCTCGCGCAACTCATCGGATGGAAACGCTCTTTGAATTCGGTTCACAACTACTGAATCCGGTGGTTTGTACACACTTCCCACCGGATTCTCACATTCCTAGTTACTGACGATTCTAGCTTGGCGTCTCTGGATACCCCGACCTGTTAAACTAGAACGGATGGTACTCAACTAAACGAATACAGCATCAAAATATCCCACCTCATCGGGTTCTCCGAAGGCACCTCAAAATCAGACAGTTTAGTTCCAATATTAAAATTGGGTAAAATCCATGCTACTAACCACTGCTAAAACGGGAGATATGTACCGGATACCGGAGTAAGCGGGAAATGTTGAAAATTTGGGAAAAGATCCATAGAGAATCTATATAACTTCCTCTTTTTGTCTGGGAATTATTTGAGAACCATTCTTGTGGTGTGTTAATATACGCACCACCGTTTCCAGTCTTTCCAGTCTTTCCAGTCCTTCCATTTAATCTTAAGTATCACCCGTAGTAATGCCTATGTATACAAGTCAGAAATACGATATAGGTTGCCAATTCACACTAATTGGGTGAAGGCCGGGAAAAGGGCGTGAAGCACTCTTTTCTTAGGTTTGAGTGATCTTAGTATTTCCGACTATACCCATATATGTCCATATCTAAACATACTCAAAACCGTTCGACCGAGGATTCCGAATGTAAAACATCCAGTACTAACCACCCACCCACCTTGTGCGGTATCGAGATTCCTTGGGAGGGTGAGAAAGATGAGGAGAAAAAAACCGAATTTGCCCGCAAAGTAAGGTACAACCCCGAGGGGTTGGCGTTATCGCAGGTAGTACGTTGGGTTTGGGGTGGCCTCGGCAGTAACAGAAAACACTATCGGATGGGTAAGCGCCTCTGCGAACGGTTTGATTTGCTGAAATTGGAGGATCGTGGTGATGAGGAGAGGTCTGACTATTGGGTCTATCCGTCGGTAGAACTGCGGAAGACGGCTGCTCTTGATATGGGTAGGGAACGGACAAGATCGCAATACGGCGGTGGGTCCAAGAGTAAAACGGGTGAGATACAATCTACGTTTGGTTCGGGAGACTGGAAAAATGATAATCGAGTCCACTACCCGAAGGATCGAGCGGTCCAGACTCCTAAGATGTTTAGTACGATTGACAATGAGGCAACTCGTGAGTACTTGGCCGGAGAACTAATGAACGAGATCGAGCATAAGAGGAATACAACACAAGTTCTCAGGCGGGAAAGTTTGGCGGGGGAGGACTTTGGACCGGAGTATATTTTGAAGCCAATGACAGATCGTTTTAGTGATGACTTTGAGGCTAAGTCGTCGTATGCATCGTTTTGTGGGGCTTTCGAGAAGGCTTCTGAATTATACATTATTGGACAAATGATTACGTTGACGACGGACCCGAAGCGGTTTGATTCGATTGAGGAAATGTATGAGTCGTTGATGAAGAATAAGACCCGGTTCATGCAGTGGCTCAAGGATAAATTGGGGCGAGATACGGTCCCGACGAATCTTCACGTTGTCGAGTTTACTGATACTGGACTCCCTCACTTGCATTTGTGTGTGTTTGGGGTGCATGTATCAGAGGTTCCGTCTGAGGCAGATGTTTCGGAATATTGGGGCGAGACGAGGGATCAAGGCTCTGAAGTTGATTGTCAGAGGATTCAATATTCTACTGGTCGTGACCGTTGGATTATGGGGAGTGGAGCTGATTTACAGTATTACTTGGCCAAGACGTATAACGATATGATGGCGGTGGCGAGTGGTGAGACGGAGCCAGAAAACTTTACTCATGGGTGGAAACTCGCCCTATATTGGTGTATGGAAATACAGGTCCACAATGGCAGTCAGGTGTTAATGGGCAACAGTCGTGATGACGATGAAAATGGAGACAACGTGAAATTTTATTCGTATGAATTTGTGGGGGCGGCAAATATTATTGACATACCCGCCCACATAACCAATAAAGCCACATGGATTAGTGATTTGGAGGTCATTGATAAAACAGAGTCCGATCCGCCGCCGTGTAGTTCGCGGTACATAGGGCATCCGCTGGAAGACCAGCGACGTTAGTTACAACGTCGAGGACGCCCGATTATTCAGTCTCTGGTTAGGACCCCCCACCATTTCAAGTGTTCAGCGACGGAGTAAGAATGAATAGTGAGGACAACAAAAGTACAATTGGGCTTCTCCATGTCCTTCACCGGGGCGCTGCGGGCGCAACTTACGTCCGCACCCCAATTTGAGCAAGTGAGTAGCACCTGTTGTTATTGCACCCCCGCCCGCGAACGCTACCGCAGAGCATATGAGACCTGCATAGAACAGTAGTGATATGCCCATCTCGCTTGACGAACTGGAATCTCATCTGTTCAAGTGCGCCGATATAATCCGAGACGCCGTTGACCCGACCGACTACAAGGAATACATTCTCCCACTCGTCTATTACAAGTCCATCTCCGACGAGTTCGAGAAGCAGTACGCCGAGAACGTTGAGGAGTACGGCGAGGACTTCGCACGGCGGAACAACCTCTACGACATTCCAGTCGTCCCCGAAGGCTATCTGTGGGAGGACATTCGCGCAGTGAGCGACAACGTGGATCAAGCACTCAACGAGGCGTTCGATGCGCTCACCGAGGAAAATCCCGAACTCACGGGGGTCTTCCGCGCAGACTACATCGACGCCGACGCGCTTGATGACGACCGGCTCGGGAAACTCGTCGAACACCTCTCAAAACACGACCTTGACCGAGACAGCGTACCACCGGATATGCTCGGAGAGGCGTATATGGACTTGGTTCGCCACTTTGCGGAGGAGGAGGGCAAGTCTGGCGGGCAGTTCTTCACGCCACCGCACATCGTCAATCTCTGCGTGCGACTGGTCGATGAGTTCGAGGACGGCCACACATTCCACGACCCGACCGTTGGCTCGGGTGGGATGCTCATCGAGGCCGCACGCTACTACCGCGAGGAGCAGGGCGGCGACCCGACAAAGATGACCTTCACCGGGCAGGAAGTCAATCCAGACATTTCGGCCATCGCCAAGATGAACCTCTCCATTCATGGACTGGATGGGGAGATCGAGCGCGAGGACTCTCTTTCGAGTCCCGCGTTCACCGACGACGACTCGAACGAACTCACACGTTTCGACCGTGTATTGGCGAACTTCCCGTTTAGTGCTAACTGGGCGAAAGATGATCTCCAAGATGATCCGTATGGACGCTTTAACTGGCACGAGAAACTGCCGCGTGCCGACCGAGGGGACTACGCCTTTATTATGCATATAGCGGAGCAGTTGAAGCGCCCCGGGCGCGATGAGACGGGGGGCAAGGCCGCCGTTGTCATTCCTCATGGCGTGCTGTTCCGCAAGCGCGAGGGGAAATACCGGGAACATATGTTAGAGGAGGATATAGTAGAGGCTATCGTCGGGCTTCCTGAGAGTCTATTCCAGAATAATTCAATTCCCTCCGCAATCCTTGTGCTGAACACGGGCAAGCCCGCTGAGCGCGAGGACGAGGTGCAGTTCATCCACGCCGCAGACGAAGCGTTCTACGAAGAGTTGTCGAATCAAAATGAACTAACTGAGGACGGCCTCGACCACATCGTCGAGAACTTCCGCGAGTGGGCGACCGAGGAGCGGGTGAGTCGCACAGTATCGCTCGATGAGATTCGAGAGAACGACTACAACCTCAATATCGCGCTGTACGTGGACACGACTGAACCGGAAGAGGATATTGACGTGGAGGAGGAACTGGTGAAGTTACGTGAGCTGCAGGCAGAGCGTGAGGAGATAGAGGCGACGATGACGGAGCATATGGAGGCGTTGAACTATGAGTGAGCAAGTTGACATCACTGACTACGTAGATTCGGAATCCAAACAGGATTCTGCATGGGTTGAGAAACGTCTCGGTGAAGTCTTTAATTCCATTTATAGCGGAGGAACTCCAAAGAAAGGGGTAGATGAGTACTATGGCGGGAACATACCATTTGTCAAGATTGAAGACCTGAACGAACAGAAAGGGGAAGGAGTTTCGACAGCAGAAGACTATGTTACCAAACAGGCGTTAGAAGAAACAAGCACAAGAGCGTTTGACTCAGGGACGCTTCTACTAACTATCTATGGGAGCCTCGCTGAGACAGCAATAGTTCAGAGCCGTGTGGCTACAAATCAGGCTATTCTCGGACTATGGGATGCCGAGGAGGATAACGTACTCTATGTTCGCTATGCGATTGACAATTCACAACCAAGATTGGAGAGTTTGAGCCGTCAAACAACTCAAGCGAACTTAGGAAAGGGAATTGTAAAGAAGCATAAAATACCTATTCCACCACTCCCTGAACAGCGCAAAATTGCCACTGTACTTTACACGGTTGACCGGGCGATTAAGAACGCCGAGGCTATTGTTGACCGGCTTGAACGATTTTACAAGGGTCTTTACCAAAGTCTAATTCCGAGAGGAGTTGACCACGAGCAGTATGATAACGTTCGTATTTTGGGAAGGAATGTACAGATTCCTGTGAGTTGGGATGTAACAACAGTATCCGAAGCCTGTAGTGAGATTATTGATTATCGTGGAAAGAACCCAGAGTTCTCTGACGAAGGAATACCTCACCTCAGGAACATCAATATTGAACGAGGAGAAATTATTCTTGACGATCTCAAGCATGTTTCAGCGGAGACTTATGATGAATGGATGACAAGGGGAATCCCACAGGAGGGAGATACACTTCTATCGACTGAAGCCCCAATGGGAAAAGCTGCTGTCTTGCCTGAGATGAAATTCTCACTTTCTCAACGACTCATTGTTCTCAGGCCCGGGGAACAGTTTGACAATCGGTTCTTTGCACATTTAATGGGTTCTCCATTCGTTCAGAAAGAATATGAGGCACGCGCGACTGGCTCTACTGTTAAAGGAATCTCGAATTATAATCTACAAGAAGTTACCATACCTGTGCCACCTATGAAAGAACAAGAGGAAATCGCACAGCGAATTGACGAGACTTTAGATGTTATCCAAATAAATGAACAAGAAGTTGACCGACTCAAACGTCTCAAACGCGGTCTGATGCAAGACCTACTTTCGGGAACAGTCCAAACAACCGATACCACCATAGAGGTGCCCGAGGAAGTCGCTCAATATGGTTAGTATCCCATCCGAGGGCGGCGTCGAACGGTCGCTTCTCTCGTGGCTCGACGGCATAGGATGGGAGACACACGGACAGGACGGCGGACGCGGTGCGAACGTTCTCAATGAGGCCTACGAGCGCGACAGCCACGAGGTCATCTACTGGAACCTCCTCGCGGAGCAGGTCGTCGCATTGAATGAAGGAGTGACCGAAAACAACGTTGATAAGTTCGTCTCCTCCCTCCGGCGTGATCTCGACGCCGAGAACTTGATGGATGGTAATCAAGCCTTCTACCAGTTGCTTACCAAGGGCAAGACGTTCAATATCCAGCGCGATGACGGCGCGACCGACACAATCTACGTTGACCTCATTGACTACGAAAATCCCGAGAACAATCGCTTCCACGCGGTGAATCAGTTCTCCGTCTCGCGGGAGACGACTATCCGCCCGGACGTGAATCTGTTCGTCAACGGGATTCCGCTCGTGACGATGGAACTCAAGAGCCTCGCACAGGATAACGACTGGCACGACGCCGTTCGCGATCTCAAAGAGTACGAGGAGGACGTTTCCCGGCTGTTCGTCCCCGGTCTGTTCAACGTTGCCGCCGACACGATGGAACTACGGTACGGGGCTGTGGGTGCGCCGAAAGAGTTCTACGAGCCGTGGAACGACGCCCCGGAAGAGTTCGCAGACGACAACGCGATGAAGCAGGCGGTGAAGACGCTGTGTAACCCCTCGTCCATTCTTGACCTGCTCAAGCACTTCGTGTTCTACGAGCGGCGAGCCGGGGGCGACGCGAAAATCGTCCCGCGATATATGCAGTACTACGCGGTGAATCGCATCCTTGACCGCGTCCGTGAGGGCGACCACAAGCGCGGCCTCATCTGGCACACCCAAGGGTCGGGCAAGTCATTCACAATGCTGTACGCCGCCGAAAACCTACTCTCACGCCCCGCAGTCGCCCGCAACCCGCAGGTGTTCATCATCGTGGACACGGACAAATTAAACAGCCAGATGCGCGACCAACTGGCGAACCTCTCGCTGGAGCAATGGACGGAAGCCGAGAGCATCGACCACCTTCAGCAGCTCATCGAGGAGGGGAGCAGTCAACTCGTCCTCACGACCATCCAGAAGTTCGAGGACGTTGACCCTGACGTACAGGGGAACGACGAGGTAATCGTGATGAGCGACGAGGCACACCGATTTATGGAAGCCGATCTCGGGAGTCGTCTCGACGCCGCGCTCCCCGACTGCTACCACTTCGGGTTCACCGGCACGCCCGTCCGCGAAGGGGAGCGTCACGAAGACCGCAACACGTTCCGCGAGTTCTCTCCCGAGGGCGAGGACTACCTACACCGCTACTCGGTCAAGCAGGGAATTGATGATGGCCTGATTCTCCCTGTGTACTTCACGCTCCGTCACCAGATGAAGTGGGATATTGACGAGGCCGGGCTTGATGAGGAGTTCGAGCAGGAGTTCCGGGGACTGACTACGGACGAGAAACGCGAGGCCATCCGCGAGAACGTCACTGCGACGACGCTTGCGGAACTCGAACCGCGTGTGGAGAAGGCCGTCGAAGAAATCGACAAGCATTACGACACCCACGTTTCCCCGAACGGCTGGAAAGGAATGGTCGTGACCCCGAGCCGCCGGTCTGCGGCGATGTACGGTGAGCGGCTCGCAGAACTCCGAGGCAAGGAGGAGGTGAAAGTTCTCTACACCTCGACCAAGGATGACTCCGATCTCATTCAGCAGTTCCACACGGACTCTGAGGAGCGTGACAGCATCGTCAAGGCGTTCAAAGAGGAGGAGAACCCGAAACTCCTCGTCGTCCACAATATGCTCCTCACGGGCTTCGACGCCCCAATGCTCAAGACGATGTATCTCGACCGCAATCTCAAGAACCACAATCTAATGCAAGCCATCGCCCGGACGAACCGACCTGCCGCAGGCAAGGAGAACGGCGAGATTGTGGACTTCCAAGGCGTCTTCGAGAACATCGACGAGGCGCTCGACTACGACGCTGAGACGAAGGCCTACGCCGCCCGTGACAAGGATGAACTCTACGACGATCTCGTAGAGCAGGTTGAGCGGGTGATGGGTATCTTCGACGGGATTCCGAAGACCGACACGCAAGAGGCGACCTCCGAGGCCATCGAGCGCGTTAGCACGCACCCGGAACGCCGCGAGTTCAAGCAGAACTTCCGGCGGCTCCAAAACCTCTACGAGGCCGTCGCACCAGATGGGCGGCTCGTAAGCGAAGGCATCGAGCGCGACTACAAGTGGCTGAGTCGGATTCACGTTGCGTTCAAGCGCACGACCTCGGGCGACGATGACCCCGAAGAGGAGATGCGCGAGAAGACGAGGGAGATAATCAACAAGCACGTCGATATTTCGGAAATCAAGCGTGACTTCCCGACGTACAAACTTGGAGAAGAATACCTCGAAGATGTAGAGGGATTAGACAATCCCGGCGTCAAGGCATCGCAGATCGCGCACGCAACTCGCGAACATCTTCACCCACGTGAGAACCAGAACCCCCGCTACAAGCGACTAAGTGAACGAGTCACAGATATAGTTGAGCGGTGGCAGGGCGATGAGATGGCCGATCCCGAAGCGGTTGAAGCCCTGAAATCTGTGGAAGAGGAAGTGCTGAACGTCGAGAGAGAAGCCGATGAGGAGGGGATGGAAGCCGCTGAGTTCGCTATCTACACACACCTGACCGAGGAGACGCCGGACGCGATAGAGTCCGACGAGCAGGCAGAGAGAGTTGCTGAGGAAATTGTCTCGCAGTTCCGTGAGCGTGTTGACCGAGGCTACTCCGGCTGGAAGACGAATCAACAGACCATCGCGGAAATCGAGCGCATCCTATTGGATGTGCTGGTGGTAGAACACGACCTCGGCCACCTCATCCGAGATTATGACGGCTTCGTTGATTCCGTTCGGGATTACCTTGTCCAGAATGCCTAACACTCAACGGCGAACGGTGGAGTTGTTGGGCCAACCCGTCGAGTACGAACTCCGACGTAGTTCCGATGCAACTGAGCCGCGAATTGACGTGGATATTCACGGTATCACGGTTGTCGTTCCAGAATCCGACGAAATCCATCCCGAGGAACTACTCAAAGAGAACGCGGTATGGGTCGTGGAAAAGAAGGAGAAGTACGACACGTATCGCGAAAAGATTCCAGAGCGGGAGTATGAGGAGGGTGCGGTGTTCCCGTATCTTGGCGAGGAGCGTGAAATCGTGGTAGAGCGCCGCCCGTCATCGGGCGTCACAGAGAACACACTACGGCTGGCACGCCACCACGTCGAGGATACTTCGGTCAAGCGCGCCCTCGAAACTCTCTATCGACGCAAGGCACGTGAGACATTCGAGGAGCGAGCGGAGTACTACGCCGAGCAGATGGGCGTAGAGTACGAGAAAATAGAGGTGCGCAATCAGAGGACGAAATGGGGTTCCTGCTCTACAACCGGAACACTCGGTCTAAACTGGCGGTTGATGATGGCCCCACAGGAGATCGTGGACTACATCGTGATTCACGAGTTGGCTCACCTTCGAGAACCCAATCACACTGATGCGTTCTGGTCACTCGTCGCGGAACACGATCCGAACTATGAGGAACACTCACGTTGGCTTGAAGAAAATAGCACCAGATTAGTTTTCTCCGACGAAGACCTCTGAGGTTGCTTTTCTCAGGTAGTAACCAGTGAGATGATGCCAAATCCGTTAGCCGTAGTCTCGCAGAGCGTGTTACAGACACACAGACTTATGATGAATGAGCAACTATTGGCACTTGGCTAATCGCACGACGGGACCGACCCCCGTTATGGAAAATAGCGAACTCTAACCGTCAAACAGACCATCCTTTATAAGTAATCCCGCGCCGTCCTGTGATTCCTAATCGTGATGAAACAGGATGGGCGCTGCAGGATTTGAACCCGCGACAACTTGGTCCGAAGCCAAGCACTCTGTCCAGACTGAGCTAAGCGCCCTCGGTCCTCTCTTTCGGGTGGCTTCGTATAAGTCACTCGATTTTCACCGGCCTCGAGTCCGGTCGGCGGGACGTGGGCGTCAGTTCCCGGGGGATGAAAATTACCAGTGGATGTCTATGTACTCGAGGACGTATCGTCACGTGATCTATGACGATCCACGATAGTCACGTTCCGCACGGTGGTCGGGTTCAGGCCGACGGTGAGGAACTCGAGTTGCTCACCGACGATGCAGACGTCTGGACGGTCGTCCCAGTCGAGGCGACCGGTGACGAGCGGGTGTGTCAGTGGATCTCTGTCGACGCCGAAACGCTCTGTGATCTCGAGGAGTGGCGCTGACCACGTGGGTTTCTGAAGAACAGTGTGCTCTGGTGCTGGTCGGTTTTCGTCCAGGTAAGGAGTCGACGACGGATCGGATTGCTTAACCGGGATGGCCCAACAGCCGTGGGTATGACCGCGGTTCGCGAGACGGTGAGGGGGCTGCTCGAGTTGACGCGGCCGGTGAACGTGATCGCAGCGAGTGTGCTGACGTTCATCGGTGCGTTCGTCGCTGGCGGCGTTACCGAGTATCCACTCGAGGTGGGTGCTGCGGTCGCAGCGACGGGGCTGGCCGTCGGTGCGGGGAACGCGATCAACGACTATTTCGACCGGGAGATCGATCGGATCAACCAGCCGGAGCGGGCGATTCCCAGGGGTGCAGTGAGTCCACGTGGTGCGCTCGTATTCAGTATCGTGTTGTTCGTCGCCGCGGTGGGGCTCGCGTTGACGCTTCCGGTACTCGCACTCGCGATCGCAGGGATCAACCTCGTCGCGCTGGTCGCGTATACCGAGTTCTTCAAGGGGCTGCCGGGCCTCGGAAACGCGCTCGTGGCTTATCTCGTCGGGAGCACGTTCCTGTTTGGCGCGGCGGCGGTGGGCGACGTGTGGCCGGCGGTCACCCTCGCGATCCTGGCGGCAGTGGCGACGGTCACCCGTGAGATCGTCAAGGACGTCGAGGACGTCAGTGGCGACCGCGAGGAGGGGCTGAACACACTGCCGATCGCCGTCGGGGAACGCCGGGCGCTGGTGATCGCGGCCGTCGTACTCGTGGCGGGCGTTCTCGCGAGTCCGCTGCCCTATTTCCTCGAGTACTTCGGCGTAACCTACCTGTTCGTGGTACTTCCCGCGGTCCTGGTTATGCTCGGGGGGATGGTTCGGAGCTTCGACGATCCGACGTCGGGACAGACGCTGCTCAAGTACGGGATGTTCCTCGCTGCGGTCGCCTTTATCGCCGGACGTGTGGCACTCGAGTTCGGGTGGTAGGTCTGATTGACGAGCCGGCTCGAGGTCCAGTCGAGGATTGTCTCGACTGTCCTTCGGGGACTCGTAACGCATCGCGCGTGAGCGATCCGTCGAGTCGATCCGGCGCAGGTGGGAAACCAGCGGCAGACGCACTGGCGCACTCGCAAATCGGAGTGTATCAAAAGGACTATATCCCAAATACTGCATTACTGTACCAGACTCCACGCGAAGGTCTCAGCCGCGTTCGCCAACGGGGCTGCCGATGGAAGTGATCATCTGACATGTATGATCTCGTCGATGTCGTTC is a genomic window of Natrarchaeobaculum aegyptiacum containing:
- a CDS encoding geranylgeranylglycerol-phosphate geranylgeranyltransferase, translated to MTAVRETVRGLLELTRPVNVIAASVLTFIGAFVAGGVTEYPLEVGAAVAATGLAVGAGNAINDYFDREIDRINQPERAIPRGAVSPRGALVFSIVLFVAAVGLALTLPVLALAIAGINLVALVAYTEFFKGLPGLGNALVAYLVGSTFLFGAAAVGDVWPAVTLAILAAVATVTREIVKDVEDVSGDREEGLNTLPIAVGERRALVIAAVVLVAGVLASPLPYFLEYFGVTYLFVVLPAVLVMLGGMVRSFDDPTSGQTLLKYGMFLAAVAFIAGRVALEFGW
- a CDS encoding restriction endonuclease subunit S, with translation MSEQVDITDYVDSESKQDSAWVEKRLGEVFNSIYSGGTPKKGVDEYYGGNIPFVKIEDLNEQKGEGVSTAEDYVTKQALEETSTRAFDSGTLLLTIYGSLAETAIVQSRVATNQAILGLWDAEEDNVLYVRYAIDNSQPRLESLSRQTTQANLGKGIVKKHKIPIPPLPEQRKIATVLYTVDRAIKNAEAIVDRLERFYKGLYQSLIPRGVDHEQYDNVRILGRNVQIPVSWDVTTVSEACSEIIDYRGKNPEFSDEGIPHLRNINIERGEIILDDLKHVSAETYDEWMTRGIPQEGDTLLSTEAPMGKAAVLPEMKFSLSQRLIVLRPGEQFDNRFFAHLMGSPFVQKEYEARATGSTVKGISNYNLQEVTIPVPPMKEQEEIAQRIDETLDVIQINEQEVDRLKRLKRGLMQDLLSGTVQTTDTTIEVPEEVAQYG
- a CDS encoding type I restriction endonuclease subunit R, encoding MVSIPSEGGVERSLLSWLDGIGWETHGQDGGRGANVLNEAYERDSHEVIYWNLLAEQVVALNEGVTENNVDKFVSSLRRDLDAENLMDGNQAFYQLLTKGKTFNIQRDDGATDTIYVDLIDYENPENNRFHAVNQFSVSRETTIRPDVNLFVNGIPLVTMELKSLAQDNDWHDAVRDLKEYEEDVSRLFVPGLFNVAADTMELRYGAVGAPKEFYEPWNDAPEEFADDNAMKQAVKTLCNPSSILDLLKHFVFYERRAGGDAKIVPRYMQYYAVNRILDRVREGDHKRGLIWHTQGSGKSFTMLYAAENLLSRPAVARNPQVFIIVDTDKLNSQMRDQLANLSLEQWTEAESIDHLQQLIEEGSSQLVLTTIQKFEDVDPDVQGNDEVIVMSDEAHRFMEADLGSRLDAALPDCYHFGFTGTPVREGERHEDRNTFREFSPEGEDYLHRYSVKQGIDDGLILPVYFTLRHQMKWDIDEAGLDEEFEQEFRGLTTDEKREAIRENVTATTLAELEPRVEKAVEEIDKHYDTHVSPNGWKGMVVTPSRRSAAMYGERLAELRGKEEVKVLYTSTKDDSDLIQQFHTDSEERDSIVKAFKEEENPKLLVVHNMLLTGFDAPMLKTMYLDRNLKNHNLMQAIARTNRPAAGKENGEIVDFQGVFENIDEALDYDAETKAYAARDKDELYDDLVEQVERVMGIFDGIPKTDTQEATSEAIERVSTHPERREFKQNFRRLQNLYEAVAPDGRLVSEGIERDYKWLSRIHVAFKRTTSGDDDPEEEMREKTREIINKHVDISEIKRDFPTYKLGEEYLEDVEGLDNPGVKASQIAHATREHLHPRENQNPRYKRLSERVTDIVERWQGDEMADPEAVEALKSVEEEVLNVEREADEEGMEAAEFAIYTHLTEETPDAIESDEQAERVAEEIVSQFRERVDRGYSGWKTNQQTIAEIERILLDVLVVEHDLGHLIRDYDGFVDSVRDYLVQNA
- a CDS encoding M48 family metallopeptidase, translated to MPNTQRRTVELLGQPVEYELRRSSDATEPRIDVDIHGITVVVPESDEIHPEELLKENAVWVVEKKEKYDTYREKIPEREYEEGAVFPYLGEEREIVVERRPSSGVTENTLRLARHHVEDTSVKRALETLYRRKARETFEERAEYYAEQMGVEYEKIEVRNQRTKWGSCSTTGTLGLNWRLMMAPQEIVDYIVIHELAHLREPNHTDAFWSLVAEHDPNYEEHSRWLEENSTRLVFSDEDL
- a CDS encoding DUF7511 domain-containing protein; its protein translation is MTIHDSHVPHGGRVQADGEELELLTDDADVWTVVPVEATGDERVCQWISVDAETLCDLEEWR
- a CDS encoding type I restriction-modification system subunit M — its product is MPISLDELESHLFKCADIIRDAVDPTDYKEYILPLVYYKSISDEFEKQYAENVEEYGEDFARRNNLYDIPVVPEGYLWEDIRAVSDNVDQALNEAFDALTEENPELTGVFRADYIDADALDDDRLGKLVEHLSKHDLDRDSVPPDMLGEAYMDLVRHFAEEEGKSGGQFFTPPHIVNLCVRLVDEFEDGHTFHDPTVGSGGMLIEAARYYREEQGGDPTKMTFTGQEVNPDISAIAKMNLSIHGLDGEIEREDSLSSPAFTDDDSNELTRFDRVLANFPFSANWAKDDLQDDPYGRFNWHEKLPRADRGDYAFIMHIAEQLKRPGRDETGGKAAVVIPHGVLFRKREGKYREHMLEEDIVEAIVGLPESLFQNNSIPSAILVLNTGKPAEREDEVQFIHAADEAFYEELSNQNELTEDGLDHIVENFREWATEERVSRTVSLDEIRENDYNLNIALYVDTTEPEEDIDVEEELVKLRELQAEREEIEATMTEHMEALNYE
- a CDS encoding IS4 family transposase — its product is MGSVYKPPDSVVVNRIQRAFPSDELRERARATNLIQRERKLDVVALFYTLSLGFAAGSDRSIQAFLERYVEMADCDELSYATFHGWFKPGFVALLREILDEAIENLDTGQTELSGRLERFRDVLIVDATIISLYQDAKDVYALDDDRAGAKLHLTESLSTGLPTRFRTTDASTHERSQLPTGEWVAGALILFDLGYYDFWLFDRIDANDGWFVSRVKENADFEIVEELRTWRGNSIPLEGQSLQAVLDDLKRQEIDVQITLSFDRKRGSGASATRTFRLVGVRNDDSGEYHLYLTNLERDDYRAPDIAQLYRARWEIELLFKELKSRFGLDEINTTDAYIIEALIIMAALSLLMSRVIVDELQKLDAKQRDCADDAAASSTRLPRRRCSHAVERHAHLIQLYLMLDLGYELPDLDSLLLWSSRDPNPHRPRLREQVESGEFW